From Cellulomonas chengniuliangii, the proteins below share one genomic window:
- the glnA gene encoding type I glutamate--ammonia ligase gives MDRQQEFVLRTVEERDIRFIRLWFTDVLGILKSVAIAPAELEAAFSEGIGFDGSSIEGLTRVYEADMIAKPDPTTFQILPWRGERHGTARMFCDILTPDGEPSMADSRNVLKRALAKASAQGFTFYTHPEVEFYLFEAPADPLSPLIPVDQGGYFDHVPRGTTHDFRRAAITMLESMGISVEFSHHEAGPGQNEIDLRYADALTTADNIMTFRTVVKEVALEQGVFASFMPKPMPDKPGSGMHTHLSLFEGDRNAFHEPGAHLELSKVARSFIAGILTHAAEITAVTNQFVNSYKRLWGGSEAPSYICWGHNNRSALVRVPMYKPGKGNSSRVEYRAVDAATNPYLAFAVLLAAGLKGIEEGYQLPEGAEDDVWELTDAERRALGIEPLPTSLDAAIAVMEKSELVAETLGEHVFDFVLRNKKQEWDEYRAQVTQYELQRFLPVL, from the coding sequence ATGGACAGGCAGCAGGAGTTCGTGCTCCGCACGGTCGAAGAGCGGGACATCCGCTTCATCCGCCTCTGGTTCACCGACGTGCTCGGGATCCTGAAGTCCGTCGCGATCGCCCCGGCCGAGCTCGAGGCCGCGTTCTCCGAGGGCATCGGGTTCGACGGCAGCTCCATCGAGGGGCTCACGCGGGTGTACGAGGCGGACATGATCGCCAAGCCCGACCCCACCACGTTCCAGATCCTTCCGTGGCGCGGCGAGCGGCACGGCACCGCGCGCATGTTCTGCGACATCCTCACGCCCGACGGCGAGCCGTCCATGGCGGACTCCCGCAACGTGCTGAAGCGCGCGCTCGCCAAGGCCAGCGCCCAGGGCTTCACCTTCTACACGCACCCCGAGGTCGAGTTCTACCTGTTCGAGGCGCCCGCGGACCCGTTGAGCCCGCTGATCCCCGTCGACCAGGGCGGCTACTTCGACCACGTCCCGCGCGGCACCACGCACGACTTCCGCCGCGCCGCGATCACCATGCTCGAGTCGATGGGCATCTCGGTGGAGTTCTCCCACCACGAGGCCGGCCCGGGCCAGAACGAGATCGACCTGCGGTACGCCGACGCGCTGACCACCGCGGACAACATCATGACGTTCCGCACGGTCGTCAAGGAGGTCGCGCTCGAGCAGGGCGTCTTCGCGTCCTTCATGCCCAAGCCGATGCCCGACAAGCCCGGCTCGGGCATGCACACGCACCTGTCGCTGTTCGAGGGCGACCGGAACGCGTTCCACGAGCCCGGCGCCCACCTGGAGCTGTCCAAGGTGGCGCGCAGCTTCATCGCGGGCATCCTCACGCACGCCGCGGAGATCACCGCGGTGACCAACCAGTTCGTGAACTCCTACAAGCGGCTGTGGGGCGGCTCCGAGGCGCCCAGCTACATCTGCTGGGGCCACAACAACCGCTCCGCGCTGGTGCGCGTTCCCATGTACAAGCCGGGCAAGGGCAACTCGAGCCGCGTCGAGTACCGCGCGGTCGACGCCGCCACGAACCCGTACCTCGCGTTCGCGGTGCTGCTCGCCGCGGGGCTCAAGGGCATCGAGGAGGGCTACCAGCTCCCCGAGGGCGCCGAGGACGACGTGTGGGAGCTCACCGACGCCGAGCGCCGGGCCCTGGGCATCGAGCCGCTGCCCACGTCGCTCGACGCCGCGATCGCGGTGATGGAGAAGTCCGAGCTGGTCGCCGAGACGCTCGGCGAGCACGTCTTCGACTTCGTGCTGCGCAACAAGAAGCAGGAGTGGGACGAGTACCGGGCACAGGTCACGCAGTACGAGCTGCAGCGGTTCCTGCCTGTGCTGTGA
- a CDS encoding SPOR domain-containing protein, with protein sequence MSGSGDEFYFNIATGQVEQGKVSDWKDRMGPYPTREAAQRALDIAAARTKAWDEDDARER encoded by the coding sequence ATGTCGGGCAGCGGCGACGAGTTCTACTTCAACATCGCGACCGGGCAGGTCGAGCAGGGCAAGGTGTCCGACTGGAAGGACCGGATGGGCCCGTACCCCACCCGTGAGGCCGCCCAGCGCGCGCTCGACATCGCCGCCGCACGCACGAAGGCGTGGGACGAGGACGACGCGCGCGAGCGCTGA
- the map gene encoding type I methionyl aminopeptidase, whose amino-acid sequence MSIVHAPRATLVPGTISPQLPVPASIPRPEYVGRPAPTPFTGSDIPAPEVLERIRVAARIAAQALEEVGRHVAPGVTTDALDRVGHQFLMDHHAYPSTLGYRGFPKSLCTSVNEVICHGIPDSTVLQDGDLVNIDITAYIGGVHGDNNATFGVGELDEESALLVERTRESLNRAIKAVKPGREINVIGRVIEKYAQRFGYGVVRDYTGHGVGEAFHSGLVVPHYDAAPHYATVMEPGMVFTIEPMLNLGTPEWEMWDDGWTVVTADRRRSAQFEHTLVVTETGAEVLTLP is encoded by the coding sequence ATGTCGATCGTGCACGCGCCGAGAGCCACCCTCGTCCCCGGGACCATCAGCCCCCAACTGCCGGTCCCGGCGTCGATCCCCCGCCCGGAGTACGTGGGCCGGCCGGCGCCCACGCCGTTCACCGGCAGCGACATCCCGGCCCCCGAGGTGCTCGAGCGAATCCGGGTCGCGGCGCGCATCGCCGCGCAGGCGCTCGAGGAGGTCGGCCGTCACGTGGCGCCTGGCGTCACCACCGACGCGCTCGACCGGGTGGGCCACCAGTTCCTCATGGACCACCACGCCTACCCATCGACCCTCGGCTACCGCGGCTTCCCCAAGTCGCTGTGCACCTCGGTGAACGAGGTCATCTGCCACGGCATCCCCGACTCCACGGTGCTGCAGGACGGCGACCTGGTGAACATCGACATCACCGCCTACATCGGCGGGGTGCACGGGGACAACAACGCGACGTTCGGCGTGGGCGAGCTCGATGAGGAGTCGGCACTGCTGGTCGAGCGAACCCGCGAGTCGCTCAACCGTGCGATCAAGGCGGTCAAGCCCGGCCGGGAGATCAACGTCATCGGGCGCGTCATCGAGAAGTACGCGCAGCGCTTCGGGTACGGCGTGGTCCGCGACTACACCGGGCACGGCGTGGGCGAGGCGTTCCACTCCGGGCTGGTGGTCCCCCACTACGACGCCGCGCCGCACTACGCCACAGTGATGGAGCCCGGCATGGTCTTCACCATCGAGCCCATGCTCAACCTGGGGACGCCCGAGTGGGAGATGTGGGACGACGGATGGACCGTCGTCACGGCCGACCGCAGGCGCAGCGCTCAGTTCGAGCACACGCTGGTCGTGACCGAGACAGGAGCCGAGGTGCTGACACTGCCATGA
- a CDS encoding bifunctional [glutamine synthetase] adenylyltransferase/[glutamine synthetase]-adenylyl-L-tyrosine phosphorylase, producing the protein MSTGRPGTSLAGRLTRSGFEDAARAERLLQDAGLLALVPDPEETLLGPLAEVADPDLALLTLAKLAGAVAGSAEHRSLLAGLLTEPGPGRDRLLAVVGSSVALGDNLAAHPAHLAMLADTTPGTGVPAEEVRAELLEAVGADPAAAVPVADDGGHRAIDAMRRAYQRRLLRIAATDLCCQEPISQLPAVGAALADLAAAALEAALAIARADLDDHGAGVRLAVIGMGKCGGRELNYVSDVDVVYVAEPVDGTSEEDALATGARLAAGLARACSTASGEPALWPVDAALRPEGKNGPLVRTLASHRAYYERWAKTWEFQALLKARHIAGDPELGRAYVQTVNPMVWAAVQRENFVEDSQAMRRRVEDNVPAAEADRQLKLGKGGLRDVEFTVQLLQLVHGRADESIRSPHTLTALAALAAGGYVGREHAAQLAVCYRFLRALEHRIQLYRLQRTHLMPTSETDLRRLARSVGMRADGAQGLTDRWRVVRREVRRLHEELFYRPLLPATAQLSAEEASLAPEAARARLAAIGYRDPGGAVRHIAALTEGVSRRAAIQRQLLPVMLGWFGDGADPDAGLLAFRRLSEELGTTHWYLKLLRDSGLAAQRLARVLSTSRYVSDAMSRSPESVAWLADDTELAPRTREGLTAEADAILTRATEPVPAVTALRALRRRELARAAAADVLGVPTGARSAASLTVAADVVLAGALRVATAQTRAERGLDEDPTRLLVVAMGRLGGQEMGYSSDADVLFVHDPVPGADSGIAQDFALAVVTRLRKLLGEVGPEPALEVDADLRPEGRNGPLVRTFDSYAEYYDRWSSPWESQALLRARTVAGDPELGHRFTALVKPVRYPAGGIDASVEREIRRIKARVESERLPRGVDPARHLKLGRGGISDVEWTAQLLQLQHAYAVPGLRTTSTLDALAAAVGAGLLDAADAQTLTHAWDLASRLRDAIVLWTGRIGGAQADVLPHDTQALAGVARILGYPSGSAGELEEEYLRSSRRARAVVERVFYA; encoded by the coding sequence GTGAGCACAGGACGACCGGGGACCTCCCTCGCGGGGCGCCTCACACGATCAGGCTTTGAGGACGCCGCGCGCGCCGAGCGGCTGCTGCAGGACGCAGGGCTGCTGGCGCTCGTGCCCGACCCCGAGGAGACCCTCCTCGGGCCGCTGGCCGAGGTCGCCGACCCCGACCTCGCCCTGCTGACCCTCGCGAAGCTCGCGGGCGCCGTCGCCGGCAGCGCGGAGCACCGGTCGCTGCTGGCCGGGCTGCTCACCGAGCCCGGCCCCGGCCGGGACAGGCTGCTGGCCGTCGTCGGCTCGTCGGTGGCGCTCGGCGACAACCTGGCCGCCCACCCCGCCCATCTCGCCATGCTGGCCGACACCACGCCCGGCACCGGCGTCCCGGCCGAGGAGGTGCGGGCAGAGCTGCTCGAGGCCGTCGGCGCCGATCCGGCAGCGGCCGTCCCGGTCGCGGATGACGGCGGGCACCGGGCGATCGACGCGATGCGCCGCGCCTACCAGCGCCGGCTGCTGCGCATCGCCGCGACCGACCTGTGCTGCCAGGAGCCCATCTCGCAGCTGCCCGCGGTCGGCGCGGCGCTCGCGGACCTCGCCGCGGCGGCCCTCGAGGCGGCGCTGGCCATCGCGCGCGCCGACCTCGACGACCACGGCGCCGGTGTGCGCCTCGCCGTGATCGGCATGGGCAAGTGCGGAGGCCGCGAGCTCAACTACGTGAGCGACGTCGACGTCGTCTACGTCGCCGAGCCGGTGGACGGGACGTCTGAGGAGGACGCGCTGGCGACCGGCGCCCGCCTGGCCGCCGGGCTGGCCCGGGCTTGCTCGACGGCCTCCGGCGAGCCCGCGCTGTGGCCGGTGGACGCGGCGCTGCGCCCCGAGGGGAAGAACGGCCCCCTGGTGCGCACCCTCGCGAGCCACCGGGCGTACTACGAGCGGTGGGCCAAGACGTGGGAGTTCCAGGCGCTGCTCAAGGCCCGCCATATCGCCGGCGATCCCGAGCTCGGACGCGCGTACGTCCAGACCGTCAACCCGATGGTGTGGGCGGCCGTGCAGCGCGAGAACTTCGTCGAGGACTCGCAGGCGATGCGCCGCCGGGTCGAGGACAACGTCCCCGCCGCGGAGGCTGACCGGCAGCTCAAGCTCGGCAAGGGAGGCCTGCGCGACGTCGAGTTCACCGTGCAGCTGCTGCAGCTGGTGCACGGTCGCGCCGACGAGTCGATCCGCAGCCCGCACACGCTCACCGCACTCGCGGCGCTGGCCGCCGGTGGGTACGTGGGACGCGAGCACGCCGCCCAGCTGGCGGTCTGCTACCGGTTCCTGCGCGCCCTCGAGCACCGGATCCAGCTCTACCGGCTGCAGCGCACGCACCTGATGCCCACCTCGGAGACGGACCTGCGCCGCCTGGCCCGCTCGGTGGGCATGCGGGCCGACGGCGCGCAAGGGCTCACCGACCGTTGGCGCGTGGTCCGCAGGGAGGTGCGCCGGCTGCACGAGGAGCTCTTCTACCGGCCGCTCCTGCCCGCCACGGCGCAACTGTCCGCGGAGGAGGCGAGCCTCGCGCCCGAGGCCGCCCGGGCGCGCCTGGCCGCCATCGGCTACCGCGACCCCGGGGGCGCCGTGCGGCACATCGCCGCGCTGACCGAGGGAGTCTCGCGCCGCGCGGCCATCCAGCGGCAGCTGCTGCCCGTGATGCTCGGCTGGTTCGGGGACGGCGCCGATCCCGACGCCGGGCTGCTCGCGTTCCGCCGGCTCTCCGAGGAGCTCGGCACGACGCACTGGTACCTCAAGCTGCTGCGCGACTCGGGCCTCGCGGCCCAACGGCTCGCGCGGGTCCTGTCGACGTCGCGGTACGTCTCCGACGCGATGTCACGCTCGCCGGAGTCCGTCGCCTGGCTCGCCGACGACACGGAGCTGGCGCCCCGCACCCGGGAGGGCCTCACCGCGGAGGCCGACGCGATCCTCACCCGCGCCACCGAGCCGGTCCCCGCGGTGACCGCGTTGCGCGCCCTGCGCCGCCGTGAGCTGGCCCGGGCGGCGGCCGCCGACGTGCTGGGCGTGCCCACCGGCGCCCGGTCCGCGGCGAGCCTGACCGTGGCCGCCGACGTCGTCCTCGCGGGCGCGCTGCGGGTGGCGACGGCGCAGACCCGGGCCGAGCGCGGCCTCGACGAGGACCCCACCCGGCTGCTCGTGGTGGCCATGGGCCGCCTGGGCGGCCAGGAGATGGGCTACTCCTCGGACGCCGACGTGCTGTTCGTGCACGACCCGGTCCCGGGCGCCGACAGCGGGATCGCACAGGACTTCGCGCTGGCCGTCGTGACCCGCCTGCGCAAGCTGCTGGGCGAGGTCGGGCCCGAGCCCGCGCTCGAGGTGGACGCCGACCTGCGCCCCGAGGGCCGCAACGGCCCGCTCGTGCGCACGTTCGACTCGTACGCCGAGTATTACGACCGCTGGTCCTCGCCCTGGGAGAGCCAGGCCCTGCTGCGTGCCCGCACCGTCGCGGGGGACCCCGAGCTCGGCCACCGGTTCACCGCGCTCGTGAAGCCGGTGCGGTACCCCGCCGGGGGGATCGACGCCTCCGTCGAGCGCGAGATCCGGCGCATCAAGGCGAGGGTCGAGTCGGAGCGGCTGCCGCGCGGCGTCGACCCGGCCCGGCACCTGAAGCTCGGCCGCGGCGGGATCTCCGACGTCGAGTGGACGGCCCAGCTGCTCCAGCTCCAGCACGCCTACGCCGTGCCCGGGCTGCGGACCACGTCCACCCTCGACGCTCTGGCCGCCGCGGTCGGGGCGGGCCTGCTCGACGCGGCGGACGCCCAGACGCTCACGCACGCGTGGGACCTGGCCTCGCGGCTGCGGGACGCGATCGTGCTCTGGACCGGGCGGATCGGCGGCGCCCAGGCGGACGTGCTGCCGCACGACACCCAGGCGCTCGCGGGGGTGGCCAGGATCCTCGGCTACCCCTCCGGGTCGGCGGGAGAGCTCGAGGAGGAGTACCTGCGCTCGTCACGGCGCGCACGCGCGGTGGTGGAGCGGGTCTTCTACGCCTGA
- a CDS encoding NAD+ synthase — translation MALRIALAQIDTCVGDLDGNSQAVLAWSQRAAEAGADLVVFPEMTITGYPIEDLALRASFRRGAERALERTAAELDARGMGDLAVLVGTVGDTASREHEGAPARPTNQAVLLQHGTVARRYDKHHLPNYGVFDEFRIFAPGDDICVIDVRGHRVGVVVCEDIWQDGGPVSEMDENEVALLVVLNGSPFEEGKGHIRTELAARRARQVDAPVAYVNMVGGQDDLVFDGGSFVVAADGTLLASAPQFVEHLLVWDLDDGREPRTGEIAPHLDADAEVYQALVTGLAGYARKNGFRSVVLGLSGGIDSALVAAISADALGGQNVIGVSMPSRYSSEHSKDDAADLAKRIGADYRVQPIGTIVDAFEAQLGLEGVAAENLQARVRGMILMAISNAEGPLVLATGNKSELAVGYSTIYGDAVGGYAPLKDVDKSRVWALSRWRNNAAVDAGQIPPIPESSITKPPSAELRPGQTDQDSLPPYDLLDEVLDAYVEHAEGRAELLARGYDPEVVDKVLSLVDRAEWKRRQYPLGPKVTALAFGRDRRLPITTRWREP, via the coding sequence ATGGCACTGCGCATCGCCCTGGCCCAGATCGACACGTGCGTCGGCGACCTCGACGGCAACTCCCAGGCGGTGCTCGCGTGGTCGCAGCGCGCGGCCGAGGCCGGCGCCGACCTCGTCGTCTTCCCCGAGATGACGATCACCGGATATCCCATCGAGGACCTGGCGCTGCGCGCCTCGTTCCGGCGCGGCGCCGAGCGGGCGCTCGAGCGGACCGCGGCCGAGCTCGACGCGCGCGGCATGGGCGACCTGGCCGTGCTGGTCGGCACGGTCGGCGACACCGCCTCCCGCGAGCACGAGGGCGCCCCCGCGCGCCCCACCAACCAGGCGGTGCTGCTGCAGCACGGGACGGTCGCGCGGCGCTACGACAAGCACCACCTGCCCAACTACGGCGTCTTCGACGAGTTCCGCATCTTCGCCCCCGGCGACGACATCTGCGTGATCGACGTCCGCGGCCACCGGGTGGGCGTGGTGGTCTGCGAGGACATCTGGCAGGACGGCGGGCCCGTCTCCGAGATGGACGAGAACGAGGTCGCGCTGCTCGTGGTCCTCAACGGCTCGCCGTTCGAGGAGGGCAAGGGGCACATCCGCACCGAGCTGGCCGCGCGGCGCGCCCGGCAGGTCGACGCGCCGGTCGCTTACGTGAACATGGTGGGCGGCCAGGACGACCTCGTCTTCGACGGGGGCTCGTTCGTGGTGGCCGCCGACGGGACGCTGCTGGCCAGCGCGCCGCAGTTCGTCGAGCACCTCCTCGTGTGGGACCTCGACGACGGCCGCGAGCCGCGGACCGGCGAGATCGCGCCCCACCTGGACGCCGACGCGGAGGTCTACCAGGCGCTGGTCACCGGACTGGCCGGGTACGCGCGCAAGAACGGGTTCCGGTCCGTGGTCCTGGGCCTGTCGGGTGGCATCGACTCCGCGCTCGTGGCGGCGATCAGCGCCGACGCGCTCGGCGGCCAGAACGTGATCGGGGTGTCGATGCCGTCCCGGTACTCCTCGGAGCACTCCAAGGACGACGCCGCCGACCTCGCCAAGCGGATCGGCGCCGACTACCGCGTCCAGCCCATCGGCACGATCGTCGACGCGTTCGAGGCGCAGCTCGGGCTGGAGGGCGTCGCGGCGGAGAACCTGCAGGCCAGGGTGCGCGGCATGATCCTCATGGCGATCTCGAACGCCGAAGGGCCCCTGGTGCTGGCCACCGGCAACAAGAGCGAGTTGGCGGTGGGCTACTCGACCATCTACGGCGACGCCGTCGGCGGGTACGCCCCGCTCAAGGACGTCGACAAGTCGCGGGTGTGGGCGCTGTCCCGGTGGCGCAACAACGCCGCGGTCGACGCCGGGCAGATCCCGCCCATCCCGGAGAGCTCGATCACCAAGCCGCCGTCGGCCGAGCTGCGTCCCGGCCAGACCGACCAGGACTCGCTGCCGCCCTACGACCTCCTCGACGAGGTGCTGGACGCGTACGTCGAGCATGCCGAGGGGCGGGCCGAGCTGCTCGCCCGGGGCTACGACCCCGAGGTGGTCGACAAGGTCCTGTCCCTGGTGGACCGCGCCGAGTGGAAGCGCCGCCAGTACCCGCTGGGCCCCAAGGTCACAGCGCTCGCCTTCGGCCGGGACCGTAGGCTGCCCATCACGACGCGGTGGCGCGAGCCCTGA
- the panB gene encoding 3-methyl-2-oxobutanoate hydroxymethyltransferase: MTTTPKRVRVHHLREAKERGEKLTMLTAYDAPTARIFDEAGIDLLLVGDSIGNTMLGHETTIPVTLDELIPPARAVVRSVSRALVVVDMPFGSYEAGPEQALATAVRIFKETGAHAVKLEGGRRVAAQVKALSDAGIPVFGHLGFTPQSENALGGKRVQGRDEDAAELLSEDAIALQEAGAVAVVLEMVPAPVAARITEILRVPTIGIGAGVDCDGQVLVWLDMAGMGGWSPRFAKQYGQIGQALGDAARAYAADVRGATFPDDAHSFLA; the protein is encoded by the coding sequence ATGACGACCACCCCCAAGCGCGTGCGCGTCCACCACCTGCGCGAGGCGAAGGAGCGCGGCGAGAAGCTGACGATGCTGACGGCGTACGACGCGCCGACCGCCCGGATCTTCGACGAGGCGGGCATCGACCTCCTGCTCGTCGGGGACTCGATCGGCAACACGATGCTGGGCCACGAGACCACCATCCCGGTCACGCTCGACGAGCTCATCCCGCCGGCCCGCGCCGTCGTGCGCTCGGTGAGCCGCGCGCTGGTGGTCGTGGACATGCCGTTCGGCTCGTACGAGGCCGGCCCCGAGCAGGCGCTGGCCACGGCCGTGCGCATCTTCAAGGAGACGGGGGCGCACGCGGTCAAGCTCGAGGGCGGCCGCCGGGTCGCGGCCCAGGTCAAGGCGCTGTCCGACGCGGGCATCCCGGTCTTCGGGCACCTCGGCTTCACACCGCAGTCGGAGAACGCCCTGGGCGGCAAGCGCGTGCAGGGCAGGGACGAGGACGCCGCCGAGCTGCTCAGCGAGGACGCGATCGCGCTGCAGGAGGCGGGCGCGGTTGCCGTCGTCCTGGAGATGGTCCCGGCGCCCGTGGCCGCGCGCATCACCGAGATCCTGCGGGTCCCGACCATCGGCATCGGCGCGGGCGTCGACTGCGACGGCCAGGTGCTCGTGTGGCTCGACATGGCGGGCATGGGCGGCTGGTCGCCGCGGTTCGCCAAGCAGTACGGGCAGATCGGCCAGGCGTTGGGCGACGCCGCCCGGGCGTACGCGGCGGACGTCCGCGGGGCGACTTTCCCCGACGACGCGCACTCGTTCCTGGCCTGA
- a CDS encoding AI-2E family transporter — MRSPTASRDARRPPAWLPRALLMTLVAVFAGVLVWRALTQLGTVITIIVVAWFLSLAMEPVVRWLARRGMRRGVATGLVMFGGLVGTAAILAVFGQLFVVQLIDLFEDVPALYADLADFLDRTFGYALPPSDRLLSQLVDSWGSNVAQGVIGVGGTIIGALFILAAVLLVAFYMVAQGPAFRSAICRLLAPDRQREVLRIWEVSLEQVSNFLISRIVLAAIATLVTFGYLTIAKVPYALPLAAFTGLVSQFVPTVGTYIGGALPVAVALSVSPLTGVGVLIFIVAYQQVENLLLAPRIAAQTMSLNAAVAFLAVIAFGAVFGALGAFLSLPVVATIKAVSGTYLRRHELVDSALLDDRSDVVPGPDGPASDDPAGAGSDG; from the coding sequence ATGAGGAGTCCGACCGCCTCCCGTGACGCCCGCCGTCCCCCGGCATGGCTTCCGCGAGCGCTGCTCATGACCCTCGTCGCCGTGTTCGCGGGCGTTCTCGTGTGGCGCGCCCTCACCCAGCTCGGGACGGTCATCACCATCATCGTGGTGGCCTGGTTCCTCTCGCTCGCCATGGAGCCGGTGGTCAGGTGGCTCGCACGCCGGGGCATGCGGCGCGGGGTCGCCACGGGCCTGGTGATGTTCGGCGGCCTGGTGGGGACGGCCGCCATCCTGGCCGTGTTCGGGCAGCTGTTCGTCGTGCAGCTGATCGACCTCTTCGAGGACGTCCCCGCGCTCTACGCGGACCTCGCCGACTTCCTCGACCGCACGTTCGGCTACGCCCTGCCGCCCAGCGACAGGCTGCTCTCACAGCTGGTGGACAGCTGGGGCAGCAACGTGGCCCAAGGCGTCATCGGCGTGGGCGGCACGATCATCGGCGCGTTGTTCATCTTGGCGGCCGTGCTGCTCGTCGCGTTCTACATGGTGGCGCAGGGGCCGGCCTTCCGATCCGCGATCTGCCGCCTGCTGGCGCCTGACCGGCAGCGCGAGGTGCTGCGCATCTGGGAGGTCTCCCTGGAGCAGGTCTCGAACTTCCTCATCTCGCGCATCGTGCTCGCGGCGATCGCGACCCTCGTGACGTTCGGGTACCTGACCATCGCGAAGGTGCCGTACGCGCTCCCGCTCGCGGCGTTCACAGGCCTCGTGTCGCAGTTCGTGCCCACCGTGGGCACGTACATCGGCGGGGCGCTCCCGGTGGCGGTCGCCCTGTCGGTGAGCCCGCTCACCGGGGTCGGCGTGCTGATCTTCATCGTCGCCTACCAGCAGGTGGAGAACCTGCTGCTCGCCCCGCGGATCGCCGCCCAGACCATGTCGCTCAACGCCGCCGTCGCCTTCCTGGCCGTCATCGCGTTCGGGGCGGTGTTCGGCGCGCTAGGGGCGTTCCTGTCCCTCCCGGTCGTCGCGACCATCAAGGCCGTCTCCGGGACGTACCTGCGACGCCACGAGCTCGTGGACTCGGCGCTGCTCGACGACAGGTCCGACGTCGTCCCTGGGCCCGACGGCCCCGCGTCCGACGATCCCGCGGGCGCCGGCTCCGACGGCTGA
- a CDS encoding AI-2E family transporter has product MRTTTAQRVDARRPPAWLPRALLMIVLAVFAAILAWRAFSQLGTVATILVIAWFIALAMEPPVRWLARRGMRRGLATGLVMFGTILASLGVLTVFGQLFVAQLVDLIQAVPQLYGQLTDFVLNAFGYELPTTDKVLVQLVEGWGSNVAEGVIGVGGTILGGLFVLSAVLLVVFYMVAQGPRFKASILSLLAPDRQREVLRVWDASQEQVSNFLSSRIVLAAVSALVTFVYLTVARVPYAVPLAAFSGIVSQFIPTIGTYIGGALPVIVGLTVSPLTGLGVVIFIVVYQQIENLLLAPKISAHTMELNPAVAFVSVLAFGAVFGALGAFLALPVAATIKAVSGAYLHRHALVDSDLLAETSGSRKRGASPAPDAAEDSDSGSATSTGAPSTPTTAQDAEPGAVTTPS; this is encoded by the coding sequence ATGAGGACCACCACAGCCCAGCGCGTCGATGCCCGGCGCCCGCCCGCCTGGCTGCCGCGCGCCCTGCTCATGATCGTGCTCGCCGTCTTCGCCGCGATCCTGGCGTGGCGGGCGTTCAGCCAGCTCGGCACGGTGGCCACGATCCTCGTCATCGCGTGGTTCATCGCCCTGGCCATGGAGCCGCCGGTGCGCTGGCTGGCCCGTCGCGGGATGCGGCGAGGACTCGCCACGGGCCTGGTGATGTTCGGCACGATCCTCGCCAGCCTGGGCGTCCTCACCGTGTTCGGCCAGCTGTTCGTCGCCCAGCTCGTCGACCTCATCCAGGCCGTCCCCCAGCTCTACGGGCAGCTCACGGACTTCGTGCTCAACGCGTTCGGCTACGAGCTCCCCACCACCGACAAGGTGCTCGTCCAGCTGGTCGAGGGCTGGGGGTCCAATGTCGCCGAAGGCGTGATCGGCGTGGGCGGCACGATCCTCGGGGGCCTCTTCGTCCTGTCGGCGGTGCTGCTGGTCGTGTTCTACATGGTCGCCCAAGGCCCACGCTTCAAGGCGTCGATCCTCAGCCTGCTGGCGCCCGACCGCCAGCGCGAGGTGCTGCGGGTGTGGGACGCGTCGCAGGAGCAGGTGTCGAACTTCCTCAGCTCGAGGATCGTCCTAGCGGCGGTGTCCGCGCTCGTGACGTTCGTCTACCTGACCGTGGCGCGCGTGCCGTACGCGGTGCCGCTGGCCGCGTTCTCCGGGATCGTGTCGCAGTTCATCCCGACGATCGGCACCTACATCGGCGGGGCGCTGCCAGTGATCGTCGGCCTCACGGTCAGCCCTCTCACCGGGCTGGGCGTGGTGATCTTCATCGTCGTCTACCAGCAGATCGAGAACCTGCTGCTGGCTCCGAAGATCTCCGCGCACACCATGGAGCTGAACCCCGCCGTGGCGTTCGTCTCCGTGCTGGCCTTCGGCGCCGTCTTCGGGGCGCTCGGGGCCTTCCTCGCCCTCCCGGTCGCCGCGACGATCAAAGCGGTCTCGGGCGCCTACCTGCACCGCCACGCGCTGGTGGACTCGGACCTGCTGGCCGAGACGTCCGGGTCGCGGAAGCGGGGGGCGTCACCTGCTCCCGACGCGGCGGAGGACTCCGACAGCGGGTCGGCCACGTCCACCGGGGCGCCGTCGACTCCCACGACAGCCCAGGACGCGGAGCCCGGCGCGGTCACCACCCCGTCGTAG